The following coding sequences lie in one Pseudomonas sp. B33.4 genomic window:
- a CDS encoding DUF1329 domain-containing protein translates to MVRTSRLTKASLGLVLGLAAGTALAATTPQQAEQLKTTLTPMGAERAGNAAGTIPAWTGGITQAPAGYKPGQHHPDPYAADKPLFTITKANLDQYKAHLSPGQIALFNSYPDTFQMPIYPSRRSGSAPQWLYDNTLKNATSAKLLEGGSGFSDAYGGVPFPVPKDGVEVLWNHITRYRGIYVVRRASEAPVQRNGSFALVTSQQEALFNYYRPNGQFADLKNILFYYLAFVKSPARLAGGAALVHETLDQLKDARQAWIYDAGQRRVRRAPNLAYDTPIASSDGLRTADDTDLFNGSPDRYEWKLKGKQEIYIPYNNYKVASPEVKYAQLLTPGHLNPQYTRYELHRVWVVEGNLKPGSRHIYSKRVLFLDEDSWGAALVDQYDGRGELWRVSMAYLKNFYDLPTTWSALDVFHDLQARRYYVQNLDNEEAETVDFAQPVPEDAYFMPSALRQRGTR, encoded by the coding sequence ATGGTTCGCACTTCAAGATTGACCAAGGCTTCGCTAGGGCTTGTTTTAGGCTTGGCCGCAGGCACCGCACTGGCCGCCACCACCCCACAACAAGCCGAACAACTGAAAACCACCCTGACCCCCATGGGCGCCGAGCGCGCCGGCAACGCCGCCGGCACCATCCCCGCGTGGACCGGCGGCATCACTCAAGCCCCGGCCGGCTACAAACCGGGCCAGCATCACCCGGATCCGTACGCGGCCGACAAACCGCTGTTCACCATCACCAAAGCCAATCTCGACCAGTACAAAGCGCACCTCAGTCCCGGCCAGATCGCCCTGTTCAACAGCTACCCCGACACCTTCCAGATGCCGATCTATCCGTCCCGTCGATCCGGTTCGGCACCGCAGTGGCTGTACGACAACACCCTGAAAAACGCCACCTCGGCCAAGCTGCTCGAAGGCGGTAGCGGTTTCTCCGATGCTTACGGCGGCGTACCGTTCCCGGTGCCGAAGGACGGCGTTGAAGTGCTGTGGAACCACATCACCCGTTATCGCGGCATCTATGTCGTGCGCCGCGCCTCCGAAGCGCCAGTGCAACGTAACGGCAGTTTCGCGCTGGTGACGTCGCAGCAGGAAGCCCTGTTCAACTACTACCGCCCGAACGGCCAGTTCGCCGACCTGAAAAACATCCTGTTCTACTACCTCGCCTTCGTGAAAAGCCCGGCGCGACTGGCCGGCGGTGCCGCACTGGTGCACGAAACCCTCGATCAGCTCAAGGACGCACGCCAGGCCTGGATCTACGACGCCGGCCAACGCCGCGTGCGCCGCGCACCGAACCTCGCCTACGACACGCCAATCGCATCCTCCGATGGCCTGCGCACCGCCGACGACACCGACCTGTTCAACGGTTCGCCGGATCGCTACGAGTGGAAGCTCAAGGGCAAACAGGAAATCTACATCCCCTACAACAACTACAAAGTCGCCAGCCCCGAGGTGAAATACGCGCAACTGCTCACCCCGGGCCACCTCAACCCGCAATACACCCGCTACGAACTGCACCGGGTCTGGGTGGTGGAAGGCAACTTGAAACCGGGCTCGCGGCATATCTATTCCAAGCGTGTGCTGTTTCTCGATGAAGACAGCTGGGGCGCGGCACTGGTCGATCAATACGATGGGCGAGGGGAGTTGTGGCGGGTGTCGATGGCCTACCTGAAAAACTTCTACGACCTGCCGACGACGTGGAGTGCGCTGGACGTGTTCCACGATTTGCAGGCGCGCCGGTACTACGTGCAGAACCTCGATAACGAAGAAGCGGAGACGGTGGATTTCGCGCAGCCGGTGCCGGAGGATGCGTATTTTATGCCGTCGGCGTTGCGGCAGCGTGGGACGCGGTAA
- a CDS encoding FitA-like ribbon-helix-helix domain-containing protein: MASITIRNIDGPLMDQLRINAAQNGNSIEEEARMILGRALIRRDSAGGLGSRIRQRFSSVGGIDLGLPSRQEKARVMDFPDC; this comes from the coding sequence ATGGCCAGCATCACAATTCGAAATATTGATGGTCCGCTCATGGATCAGTTACGGATTAACGCGGCCCAGAACGGAAATTCCATCGAGGAAGAAGCTCGCATGATTCTGGGGCGAGCATTGATTAGAAGGGATAGCGCTGGAGGCTTGGGTAGCCGGATTCGCCAGCGCTTTTCCTCGGTCGGAGGGATCGACCTTGGTTTGCCTTCACGGCAGGAAAAAGCCAGGGTTATGGATTTTCCAGATTGCTGA